In a single window of the Desulfovibrio mangrovi genome:
- the ybgF gene encoding tol-pal system protein YbgF, with the protein MGCRVDRMVGCILIALCTACAPQQGSQNKAASDEWRLQNIEARFLEFQETQKEREAQLQTRVQELDGQLSTVRQELDDTKTKAGELQAETAALKEALRARMVAAGEAPLAEAPVSPKSEKSAKTAKKTAESSKPKVKSDVKSDVKPEMTSDASVGAKPAPATQAQAQETPAGEKAMVGDASGGPEKLYEEGLTLVRAGEVEKGRKLLDQFIGDNPNHSLVPNALYWMGETYYHEKRYAQAVLTFKEVVRRFPKHDKAAASMLKTGFSYEQLGDKSNARFYLQTLIEDYPSSSPAEMARKRLASL; encoded by the coding sequence ATGGGTTGTCGTGTTGACCGGATGGTTGGTTGTATTCTGATTGCATTGTGCACTGCATGTGCGCCGCAGCAGGGGTCGCAGAACAAGGCGGCCAGTGACGAGTGGCGCTTGCAGAATATTGAAGCGCGTTTTCTGGAGTTTCAGGAAACCCAGAAGGAGCGCGAGGCGCAACTGCAGACCAGAGTGCAGGAGCTGGATGGTCAGCTTTCCACGGTGCGTCAGGAACTGGATGACACCAAGACCAAAGCCGGAGAGCTGCAGGCAGAGACTGCTGCTCTGAAGGAAGCCTTGCGCGCCCGTATGGTGGCAGCCGGAGAAGCTCCCCTTGCCGAAGCCCCAGTCTCACCCAAGTCTGAAAAGTCCGCCAAGACAGCAAAGAAAACAGCCGAGTCTTCCAAGCCGAAAGTGAAATCGGATGTAAAGTCGGACGTGAAGCCGGAAATGACGTCAGACGCGAGCGTCGGTGCCAAGCCTGCGCCCGCAACTCAAGCCCAGGCACAGGAAACTCCTGCCGGTGAAAAAGCCATGGTGGGCGATGCCTCCGGCGGTCCCGAGAAGCTGTATGAAGAGGGGCTTACGCTTGTCCGTGCCGGCGAAGTGGAAAAGGGCCGCAAACTGCTGGATCAGTTTATCGGCGATAACCCGAACCACAGCCTTGTCCCCAACGCTCTCTACTGGATGGGTGAGACCTACTATCATGAAAAGCGTTATGCGCAGGCTGTGCTTACCTTCAAGGAAGTTGTGCGTCGTTTCCCCAAGCATGACAAGGCTGCCGCTTCCATGCTGAAGACCGGTTTCTCCTACGAACAACTGGGCGACAAGAGCAACGCACGTTTCTACCTCCAGACCCTGATAGAAGATTATCCCTCCTCGTCGCCTGCGGAGATGGCCCGCAAGCGTTTAGCTTCGCTATAG
- the dprA gene encoding DNA-processing protein DprA — translation MQPKDSSAAFSLGGMNDAQRTEFWASLALRHTARLGSRTWKKLLDVYPSPYSAVLDVDNWVARAGVAARMVSEFRSERWRGPAKEEWSAAGKAGWRILLWTDPRYPQRLKEITDPPIFMYYMGDASLLSNPGVGVVGSRLCSRDGIATTLELCRRLSASGVTTVSGLARGIDSEAHKAALESWGSTIAVLGTGPDCIYPPENADLHARICEKGLVLSEFPPGTMPEAKNFPMRNRIISGLSLGVLVVEAAKRSGSLITARHALEQGREVFAVPGRVQARTSSGCHDLIRQGAKAVFSCDDVLVEIAPLIGIHAHEWKTPEEVAPRPRGRAEEASRNVSGRTTARKPSGSAPISRTGMPSDAEQLRADQDEAGRGGDGDVLPLCSGLQRNGATVRAAVAADPTDGMTPDELELYKALAGRESVQIDDLCRALDWQASRTSAVLLMLEVQGAVRQLPGMHYSAIV, via the coding sequence ATGCAGCCGAAGGATTCCTCCGCCGCATTCAGTCTCGGTGGAATGAACGACGCACAACGTACCGAATTCTGGGCTTCGCTTGCCTTGCGGCACACGGCGCGTCTGGGCTCGCGTACGTGGAAGAAGCTACTCGACGTCTATCCCTCTCCGTATTCTGCGGTTCTTGATGTGGACAACTGGGTGGCCCGTGCCGGAGTTGCTGCCCGCATGGTTTCCGAATTTCGTTCCGAACGCTGGCGCGGACCTGCCAAAGAGGAATGGAGTGCCGCAGGCAAGGCGGGCTGGCGCATCCTGCTCTGGACCGATCCCCGGTATCCGCAGCGTCTCAAGGAAATAACCGATCCTCCCATATTCATGTATTACATGGGCGATGCCAGCCTGCTTTCCAATCCCGGAGTGGGGGTGGTGGGGTCGCGTTTGTGTTCGCGGGACGGCATTGCGACAACGCTTGAATTATGCCGCCGTCTTTCGGCATCCGGTGTGACGACCGTTTCGGGGCTTGCCCGGGGCATAGACAGCGAGGCGCATAAGGCCGCACTGGAAAGCTGGGGCAGCACCATTGCCGTGCTCGGTACCGGTCCGGACTGTATCTATCCGCCGGAAAATGCGGATTTGCATGCTCGCATTTGTGAAAAGGGACTGGTGCTTTCCGAATTTCCTCCCGGTACCATGCCTGAAGCCAAAAATTTTCCCATGCGTAACCGCATCATCAGCGGGCTTTCTCTCGGCGTGCTGGTTGTGGAGGCGGCCAAGCGCAGCGGCAGTCTGATTACCGCACGCCACGCCCTTGAACAGGGACGTGAAGTGTTTGCCGTGCCCGGAAGGGTGCAGGCGCGAACTTCGTCCGGATGTCACGATCTGATCCGGCAGGGAGCCAAGGCCGTGTTTTCCTGCGATGACGTGCTGGTCGAGATCGCGCCGCTCATCGGTATTCATGCCCATGAATGGAAGACGCCGGAAGAGGTGGCTCCCCGCCCGCGCGGGAGGGCTGAAGAGGCCTCCCGTAACGTGTCGGGCCGTACGACTGCCAGAAAGCCTTCGGGCTCTGCGCCGATCAGCCGCACTGGTATGCCCAGCGATGCGGAGCAACTCCGGGCCGATCAGGACGAAGCCGGAAGGGGTGGCGATGGAGATGTGCTGCCACTGTGTTCCGGTCTGCAACGCAACGGAGCCACTGTGCGCGCTGCTGTGGCTGCAGATCCCACAGACGGCATGACGCCTGATGAGCTTGAGTTGTACAAGGCCCTTGCCGGTCGGGAGTCGGTACAAATAGACGACTTATGCCGGGCTCTGGACTGGCAGGCATCCAGAACCAGTGCGGTACTCCTCATGCTGGAAGTGCAAGGGGCTGTTCGTCAGTTGCCAGGTATGCACTACAGCGCTATCGTGTAA
- a CDS encoding HDOD domain-containing protein, which produces MTQDMRTQYKGRVLAVKNLPTLPKVLEEVTRLMEDPNTSTEQIAKLITFDQVLSAKVLKMVNSPIYGFPGRISSIQHALVLLGFNVIRGLIISTSVFDDMNKAMVGLWEHSVGCALASGEVAKTLGLKDPEEYAVAGLLHDLGKVVSAVQLPEIKPELENLVKTKDITFLQAEKELLGFGHDRVNAWLAEHWNLPPNISEAISYHHKPLSAQHYTKYACVVHIGNFLTRVFEYGNGGDDNVPVLQPHTMKLLGLNQRMLESILDKLSDAFLEVSDLGFS; this is translated from the coding sequence ATGACGCAGGACATGCGCACCCAGTACAAAGGTCGAGTGCTGGCGGTGAAAAATCTGCCCACCCTGCCCAAAGTGCTGGAAGAGGTGACGCGTCTCATGGAAGACCCCAACACCTCCACAGAACAGATTGCCAAGCTCATCACGTTCGATCAGGTGCTTTCCGCCAAGGTGCTAAAGATGGTCAATTCGCCCATCTACGGCTTCCCCGGGCGCATCAGCTCCATTCAGCATGCCCTAGTGTTGCTGGGCTTCAACGTCATACGTGGCCTTATCATCTCAACTTCCGTCTTTGACGACATGAACAAAGCCATGGTCGGGCTTTGGGAACACAGTGTGGGCTGCGCCCTTGCCTCCGGCGAGGTTGCCAAGACACTCGGCCTGAAGGATCCCGAGGAATATGCCGTTGCCGGTCTGCTGCATGACCTTGGCAAGGTGGTTTCCGCTGTGCAGCTGCCGGAGATCAAGCCAGAGCTGGAGAATCTGGTCAAGACGAAGGACATCACCTTCCTTCAGGCGGAGAAGGAGTTGCTCGGATTCGGGCATGACCGTGTGAATGCATGGCTTGCGGAACACTGGAACCTGCCGCCGAACATTTCCGAAGCCATTTCGTACCACCACAAGCCGTTGAGTGCGCAGCACTACACCAAGTATGCCTGCGTGGTACACATCGGCAACTTCCTGACCCGTGTGTTTGAATACGGGAACGGCGGTGATGACAACGTGCCCGTGTTGCAGCCCCACACCATGAAGCTGCTCGGTTTGAACCAGCGCATGCTGGAGTCCATTCTTGATAAACTTTCGGACGCCTTTCTTGAAGTCTCCGATCTCGGTTTCAGTTAG